GTGCAGCCTCAGAGTCTCGTTGACAACGCAACGAAGGTACGGGAGCTTGGGGAGATCGGCGTCATTGATCAGGTGATCATGGCCTATGTTTTTGTCTATCTCTTGTTGTAGCTTTTGCAGCACGCGGGGCTGAGTCAGCAGATTCGACATGGCCCATTCCATTGTCAAGGCAGAGGTATCCGTTCCGGCCGTCAGCATTATCTGATAAACCACAGTTCAATTGATAACACATTATTTTCCCTCTAATCTAACTATTTATATATCATTTGAGCCATCAACATAATAAAACGTTACCACTAAAATACCCTTTATGACATCATCGTTGTAGAGATGAGGCTCCGACGCCTGAACCGACAGTAGACGTTCAATCAAATTGCTGCCTCtcctcttctcctcctcctctctgaTTTCATCAACCATGGCCTGCAAAAACTCATCCCTCTTCCTATGCATCAACACTGCCTTCTTCTCCAGCCCTTTGTATCCAATCCATCTCAAAATCGGAAAGTAATCACACATACCCATCAACACCGTAGGTGAGAACATCCCACGCATCGATTGCAGAATCTCCCTTCCCGCCTCCGTCCCGATCTCCTCCTCCCCGACAATCAGTTTCCCGGTGATACCTCTCATCACGACGTTGAAGCTGAAGGCGTAGATCACGTTAGTCAGATCAACTCTCTTCCCGCTCTCCTTCCGCAGCCGCCGCAGAATCCGAAGCATCTCCTCTTCTCGAATATGGGCGGATCTCTGGAGGCTGCGCGAGGAGAAGAGCTCGACGACGGTGAGGCGGCGGAGGATCCGCCAGAGCTGGCCGTAGGAAGACCACGCGTAGGCGGAGTAGTTGTAGGTGAGGTGGTCCCCGGCGAGGGAGGAGGGGCGGTTGGCGAAGACGACGTCGTTGGTGGTGAGGCATTCTTCGGCGGCGGAGGGAGAGGAGATGATGAGGAAGGATTTGCAGCCTAGGCGGAGAGAGAAGATGTGGCCGAGGTGGGAGGAGAGGGAGGCTAGAGTGAGGTGGAGGGGTTGTTAAGGTTGAGGAGGTGGAGATGGCCGATTAGTGGGAGAGATGGTGGAGATGGTGGTGGATTTGGTTTTGAAAGTGTTTTGAGGATGAAgatggtgaagaagatgaatgGTGGCAATAGCAAAAGAAAACAGGTTTGGTGATCCATAGAGAGAGAGGGCGCAAGGAGAGCTTAGTTTTTTGTGGAGTATATTAttctttagagcatccataatggcgGCGaacggaccggctagccgattcccggcgctggccggtccgctcgccgaactattgtaGTCAgctagcgccaaatcggcgagcgcacgccgattcccgagcgctggccgatgcactcgccgatcggctggccgccattgcaggctcccgatcggcgagcgatcggccagccgattttttattattttttatttaattttcgaaaccctatatatacgcgatttgcatgtcattttcattcgcacaacttattttaacgagttttctctctatcttaatttctatacaagaggaacaacgtgaaatgagtagcgcgggtggtagtagtggtggtagtggtggggatgctgagaaGTACGAACGGCGAATGAACaaagagttggaggcctatacgttCCGTGAGATAAAGCGGCTGATACAAAGGGCCTtacagccggcggtacctcgacctcgacacgttgtccaccgccgagcaaTGATTGAGctggatcacgtagctgcacatcagcagctatatgaagactacttcgtaccggagccgcggttcaacactaaccttttcaggcggcgttttaggatgagcaggaccctgtttatgcgtattgttgacgctttggagcgttgatatatgtgtttccgcttcaggcacgatgaggctggcagacccggccacacacctattcaaaagtgcactgcggcaatcaggtagttggcctacggaggcgtggcagacatgtgggacgagtacctccacatcggtgagacgattgcccttgaatgtatgaagtatttctgttagggcgtggttgaaatattccgtgatcagtaccttcaaagccctacccccgaagactgccaggagctgatgcagatgcacggggagaagcatgggttcccgggtgtgttaggcagcatagattgtatgcattgggagtggaagaactgccccgctgcttggaaagggttctacacgaccggctacaagggaaagaatcccacgatgatcctcatggccgtagctgattaccggttgtggatttggcatgcatattttggggtagccgggtcgaacaacgacctcaacgtcctcaactcgtcacccattttcaacgagcagtgccacggcgtcggtccggccatcagtttttatcgccaacgggaaccagcatgatatgggctactacttggcggatgggatataccctaggtggcccgtctttgtgaaaaCGATcaggtgcgcatcagatgagaggaagacctactttgcggaacggcaggagtcggcgcgcaaggacgtggagcgcgcatttggtgtgctccagtctcgatgggcggtaattaggggtccaacgcgtttgtggcatgtcgactgcattgctgatataatgtactctgtattatcatgcacaacatggttgtcaaagatgaaggtgtacaactgactagttgggccaacgatgataatgaagccggtccaagccacggcatggccgcccccaacgtacgaagtggggtacctcacgatgaagtcggccgcctccaagcacatgccgacatgcgccaagtggaagctcatattcgactccaaaaggatttaattgaagagttgtgggcgcggatgactgcacggcgttagtttttttttaattatgtgattttttttaatgtacctttttttatttaaataaaattattgcattttcctatctgtgtcgtaagttgaattccgtattttgtgtgattgttgtttttataattttgtttattgtggctagcctatagctaggctattgcttgtccagttgcttgtcctgatgatgtggcaggaggagtttttagtgctgatgatgtggcaggaggagtttgtggctaggctatggcggGCTATTGCCaccgtggatgctcttactactAATATCTATCCAAATTTGTGGAAAGTCGAAGGAGTTGAGTTATTGAGTGGGGCCGGGGGAAGATATGAATCTTTCCTGATCTACTTTTTTTCTATCAAGTGGGACAAAATTGTTTACTTGTGAAGCATGTGtttgaattgaaaaaatagTCCCTTCGTTGCCTATAAATCGAAACTTTTTTTGTTTGGTTCgtttcctaaaaattaaaactttctatttataacatatttttatatctttcttattttaccgaTTATGCAATTAAACTCATTTTAGAGAACTgggaaatataaataattttgtaaGCTAATGTGAAGGTTCAGGGATGGTAAACTGGTAATGGTTTGTTACGttacaatattattttaaaataaatgtacataagttaataatttatttattactcaaatatttatttttgataattaaatctacaaatatttaaattctattctacaaaattaaaatctaaaagaTTATAATCTAGACAAATCTTACGTGGGCAATGGCTATTCGAAAAAGCTAATTGGTCTAATCTTATAGCATCAAAATGTTGAAGAACATATTAAATGCACCAGCCGGGAATCGAACCCGGGTCTGTACCGTGGCAGGGTACTATTCTACCACTAGACCACTGGTGCTTCTGGTCTTAGTCCTTCTTTAAATCTTATTTCAGGGATGAACGGTGGCTGCTGGACGAGAACATGATTAGTCGGCACATAATCGAGCCGTTGTTGGATTCGAGTTTAGCCGAAAATAAAAAGCTTCTTAATATTGATCATCAATTGGCTATAATACGATAATGACATGAAGACAACATACaagatagtagtagtagtaaataacTGCGCATATACAAATTCTAAATATGAGTCTTCTTCCATCCCGACTTTCCCATACTTCTAACAGCACAACAATGATATCTCTTCAAAAGTTGGCCCCCTTGGCCAAGATATTGGAGTGGTTCAACACGTTGATGTCATTATTTGGCCTGGAGACATAGAAGTATGCGTGTCATTGGAGACCTCAAGTATTAGCAATCAGTGGTCGTTGGTGAAACCTGATAAGTTTGTAATCtcagtgatggggtacgtactaaacaagcccaatagcagtgacagctcggccagcccaaagcccaagagttcagttcggcattaccaaagagttcggcctcagcctacagctcggtaaaagccaaccaatcaagctctgctctcaggtcggcatcaagctctactctcagatcggcaaccaaagcagttcggtctcggtattcgaccgaacaaggagttagtggacccataccggatgtccaacacacccactaccacgtgatgtcagttcaggccacgatcgtaggccatgacctacgcttcacccacgatcttaggccataacctacacgacatccacgacttagggtggtgacgcaagccatgatctgagttcattatataaatagaacttagatctgatagaagaggttagaatctctctagagaaacaatcatatagcaagtctgtgttgtaagctgtatttggcagatcaagcaatacaaacctgcccccatttctccccgtggacgtagatttacctcagtaaatcgaaccacgttaaattctctgtgtcgtgatttatttttacgagcatttatcatcatcaataattcgcggaatcatcactggcgccgtctgtgggaaacgaagaacaaaatttgtgataaagcgaatttttgatccattttttccacccaaaaaatgcataccagatcgcagaatacccgcattcctgcccgtgagaacccggaggaagccaatccatcccataggtctggaaaacagcctagggataaatccaccaccagttctcatggcgaaggaacaggccgctccaaaaatcgtcccactgagtcttcccagcagcctgatctgaatgaggctgtcaagctgttcttggctgagaagcaggatgagttcttagccttcctgcaaaagagccaagagccgaagacgaaaacggaggattctccttcctcatccagacatgaaagtcactaccgcagtagtgccgtgtcttccaggaagaagaatcctcaaccccgacatattcctgatcttcctcggtaccggaatcacaggagaactcaatctcctccatacc
The DNA window shown above is from Salvia splendens isolate huo1 unplaced genomic scaffold, SspV2 ctg522, whole genome shotgun sequence and carries:
- the LOC121790465 gene encoding LOW QUALITY PROTEIN: cytochrome P450 81C13-like (The sequence of the model RefSeq protein was modified relative to this genomic sequence to represent the inferred CDS: inserted 1 base in 1 codon; deleted 2 bases in 1 codon), coding for MDHQTCFLLLLPPFIFFTIFILKTLSKPNPPPSPPSLPLIGHLHLLNLQPLHLTLASLSSHLGHIFSLRLGCKSFLIISSPSAAEECLTTNDVVFANRPSSLAGDHLTYNYSAYAWSSYGQLWRILRRLTVVELFSSRSLQRSAHIREEEMLRILRRLRKESGKRVDLTNVIYAFSFNVVMRGITGKLIVGEEEIGTEAGREILQSMRGMFSPTVLMGMCDYFPILRWIGYKGLEKKAVLMHRKRDEFLQAMVDEIREEEEKRRGSNLIERLLSVQASEPHLYNDDVIKGILVIMLTAGTDTSALTMEWAMSNLLTQPRVLQKLQQEIDKNIGHDHLINDADLPKLPYLRCVVNETLRLHPVTPLLLPHLSSEQCRVGGYDIPRGTILLVNAWAVHRGLSQWDEPEKFYPERFEGLEAEREGSRFLPFGMGRRACPGAAMGMRTVSLALGAFVQCFDWGKGDVEVDFGXGLGVTLRKAKPLEAVCVVRNEAVHLV